One genomic window of Hymenobacter sp. J193 includes the following:
- a CDS encoding WD40 repeat domain-containing protein, with protein MKRLFFLCALLCLPLLAAVAQVNQSIWYFGNQAGLSFAGGQPTPLLDGKMNTYEGCAVATNAQGQLLFYTNGVNVWNREHRLMPNGRRLMGDASSAQSALIVPDPGSANVFYIFTTDLQGHGNGLRYSVVDLTRDNGLGDVPRANLLLITPVAEKLAAVPHANGRDVWVVAHRWNSNAFVTYRVTAEGVDATPILSNVGSMYAGPGRNAIGCLKFSPDGTQLATAMWRETNKFEVFSFDRNTGLVSNPRQFGPYEEAYGVEFSPDGSKLYGTSNGVGGGDAQIWQFDLRTGQAVSVGKSANRKVGSMLLGPDGRIYVAREDNPYLGVIQNPNAAGQACQYVDEGLHLAGRRSRLGLPNFIR; from the coding sequence ATGAAACGACTGTTTTTTCTGTGTGCTTTGCTTTGCCTGCCGCTCCTGGCAGCCGTGGCGCAGGTCAATCAAAGTATCTGGTATTTCGGCAATCAGGCAGGGTTGAGCTTTGCCGGCGGGCAGCCCACCCCACTCCTGGACGGCAAGATGAACACCTACGAGGGCTGCGCCGTGGCCACCAACGCTCAGGGCCAGCTCTTGTTCTACACTAACGGCGTGAACGTCTGGAACCGGGAGCACCGCCTCATGCCCAACGGCCGCCGCCTGATGGGCGACGCCAGCAGCGCCCAGAGTGCCCTTATCGTGCCCGACCCCGGCAGCGCCAACGTGTTCTACATCTTTACCACCGATCTGCAGGGCCACGGCAACGGCCTGCGCTACTCGGTGGTAGACCTCACCCGCGACAATGGCCTCGGCGACGTACCCCGCGCCAATCTGCTGCTCATCACACCGGTAGCCGAAAAGCTGGCCGCCGTACCCCACGCCAATGGCCGCGATGTGTGGGTGGTGGCGCACCGCTGGAACTCCAATGCCTTTGTGACCTACCGTGTGACAGCCGAGGGTGTAGACGCCACGCCCATTCTGAGCAACGTGGGAAGCATGTACGCCGGGCCGGGCCGCAACGCCATCGGCTGCCTGAAGTTCTCGCCCGACGGCACCCAGCTGGCTACGGCCATGTGGCGCGAAACCAACAAGTTCGAGGTTTTCAGCTTCGACCGCAACACGGGTCTGGTGAGCAACCCACGCCAGTTTGGGCCTTACGAGGAAGCCTACGGCGTGGAGTTCTCGCCCGATGGCAGCAAGCTCTACGGCACCAGCAACGGCGTGGGCGGCGGCGACGCTCAGATCTGGCAGTTCGATCTGCGCACCGGTCAGGCCGTGAGCGTAGGCAAGTCAGCCAACCGCAAAGTGGGCTCGATGCTGCTCGGTCCCGATGGCCGCATCTATGTGGCCCGCGAAGACAACCCGTACCTGGGCGTAATTCAGAACCCTAACGCCGCCGGGCAGGCGTGCCAGTACGTGGATGAAGGCCTGCACCTGGCCGGCCGCCGCAGCCGCCTCGGCCTGCCCAACTTTATCCGGTAG
- a CDS encoding CoA pyrophosphatase, whose translation MSAPRSLDDIPMPANLRDSAVLVPIFRDAAGELYVVMVRRAAFGVHGGQLAFPGGKPEPADADLQATALREAQEEVSLSPANVEVLTQLPTVDVPSGFRITPYLGRIRRPEVWQWQAAEIDEVLEIPLRHLADAATHTEEIWQLPGWPDARRVPFYRVGNNYPLWGASYRILQPLLPAPAGR comes from the coding sequence ATGTCTGCTCCCCGTTCTCTGGATGATATTCCGATGCCCGCCAACCTGCGCGACTCAGCCGTGCTGGTGCCCATCTTCCGCGACGCGGCCGGCGAGCTGTACGTGGTGATGGTGCGCCGCGCTGCCTTTGGGGTGCACGGCGGCCAGCTGGCTTTCCCCGGCGGCAAGCCCGAGCCCGCCGATGCCGACCTGCAGGCCACGGCCCTGCGTGAAGCCCAGGAAGAAGTCAGCCTCTCCCCTGCCAATGTGGAAGTTCTAACGCAGCTGCCCACGGTGGATGTGCCTTCGGGCTTTCGCATTACGCCTTACCTGGGGCGCATCCGCCGGCCGGAGGTATGGCAGTGGCAGGCCGCTGAAATCGATGAAGTGCTGGAAATACCCTTGCGCCATCTTGCCGACGCGGCCACGCACACGGAGGAAATCTGGCAGCTGCCCGGCTGGCCCGACGCACGCCGCGTGCCCTTCTACCGCGTGGGCAACAACTACCCGCTCTGGGGCGCCAGCTACCGCATCCTCCAGCCGCTGCTCCCCGCGCCTGCTGGCCGGTGA
- a CDS encoding murein L,D-transpeptidase family protein, which produces MRLLIVWAGVLLATCGQPQWSFREDQLQFSRVRAAYQHHGSTVQALFVKHGIDPQRPELFVRAIKTRRQLEVWGRTSGQGSYQLLRAYHIAATSGTLGPKRREGDLQVPEGFYFIDRFNPSSTFHLSLGLNYPNAADRQRSDPQHPGGDIFIHGSNVTIGCLPITDDKIEELYVLLVEARTGGQEQIPVHIFPFDLTPTNLTARAHSPHHSFWRELAPGFRYFEQHRQLPTVDVTAEGSYAVGP; this is translated from the coding sequence ATGCGTCTATTGATAGTTTGGGCCGGCGTGCTGCTGGCTACGTGCGGGCAGCCGCAATGGTCGTTTCGGGAAGATCAGCTGCAGTTTTCGCGGGTGCGGGCGGCTTACCAGCACCACGGTAGTACAGTGCAGGCGCTTTTCGTGAAGCATGGCATCGATCCGCAGCGGCCAGAGCTGTTTGTGCGGGCCATAAAAACCCGGCGGCAGCTGGAAGTGTGGGGGCGCACCAGCGGCCAGGGCTCCTACCAGCTGCTGCGCGCCTACCACATTGCGGCCACCTCGGGCACGCTGGGCCCCAAGCGCCGGGAGGGCGACCTGCAAGTGCCCGAGGGGTTTTATTTCATCGACCGTTTCAACCCCAGCAGCACCTTTCACCTGTCTCTGGGCCTGAACTACCCCAACGCCGCCGACCGCCAGCGCAGCGACCCGCAGCACCCGGGCGGCGACATCTTCATCCACGGCTCCAACGTCACTATCGGCTGCCTGCCCATCACCGACGACAAAATAGAGGAGCTGTACGTGCTGCTGGTAGAAGCCCGCACGGGCGGTCAGGAGCAGATTCCGGTGCATATTTTCCCTTTCGACCTCACGCCCACCAACCTTACGGCCCGCGCCCACAGCCCCCACCACAGCTTCTGGCGGGAGCTGGCTCCCGGTTTCCGCTACTTCGAGCAGCACCGCCAACTGCCTACCGTGGACGTTACCGCCGAGGGCAGCTACGCCGTGGGTCCGTAA
- a CDS encoding NAD(P)/FAD-dependent oxidoreductase, translating into MAAYLPACRVTLLPHHYDVLILGAGPAGTAAALALHGHGLRVALVDKARFPRDKVCGDAIPGPTLTAIRRLSESWYQELVAVQPQAPAKASRLVGPAGQELVVHWQNPTFNSPRQDFDFQLLQLVRRHTQTTILENHAVRDVRTDEQGVELVFADPTQPPLSARLLLACDGANSVAVRKVLPRPLDRRYHCAAVRAYYTGLTGFDEHTSEFYFLRDFPAGYCWVFPVGGGVYNVGFGLLSAQVAERRIDMKQALAQLLKQHPQLAGRFAGARQLSEVAGFGLPLAGRRLPLAAPGCLLAGDAASLIDPLQGHGIDKAVISGMLAAEQAVRCFRTQDFSLAYLRQYEAAVQQKLGRRLQRSYRFMRLLAAWPGLLQVGFWLARQPGLLHRLVRLIS; encoded by the coding sequence TTGGCCGCCTATTTACCGGCCTGCCGCGTGACTTTGCTGCCCCACCACTACGATGTTCTAATTCTGGGAGCCGGGCCGGCTGGAACCGCGGCGGCCCTGGCTTTACACGGCCATGGTCTGCGCGTGGCGCTGGTAGACAAAGCCCGCTTCCCACGCGACAAGGTGTGCGGCGATGCTATTCCGGGCCCCACGCTTACGGCCATCCGGCGCCTTTCGGAAAGCTGGTACCAGGAGTTGGTGGCCGTGCAGCCCCAGGCGCCGGCCAAAGCCAGCCGGCTGGTAGGGCCCGCCGGGCAGGAGCTGGTAGTCCATTGGCAGAACCCCACGTTCAACAGTCCACGCCAGGATTTCGACTTCCAGCTGCTGCAGCTGGTGCGCCGCCACACCCAGACTACCATCCTCGAAAACCACGCCGTGCGCGACGTACGCACCGATGAGCAAGGCGTAGAGCTGGTATTCGCCGACCCTACGCAGCCGCCTCTCTCGGCCCGGTTGCTGCTGGCCTGCGACGGAGCCAACTCCGTGGCCGTGCGCAAGGTGCTGCCCCGTCCCCTCGACCGGCGCTACCACTGCGCGGCCGTGCGCGCCTACTACACCGGCCTCACGGGCTTCGATGAGCACACGAGCGAGTTTTACTTTCTGCGCGACTTTCCGGCTGGCTACTGCTGGGTGTTTCCGGTGGGCGGAGGAGTGTACAACGTGGGATTCGGGCTGTTGTCGGCGCAGGTAGCCGAGCGGCGGATAGATATGAAGCAGGCCCTGGCGCAGCTGCTAAAGCAACATCCGCAGCTGGCTGGGCGGTTTGCTGGGGCCCGGCAGCTGTCGGAAGTAGCCGGGTTTGGCTTGCCGCTGGCGGGGCGCCGTTTGCCGCTGGCCGCGCCGGGCTGCCTGCTGGCCGGCGACGCCGCTTCGCTGATCGATCCGCTACAGGGTCACGGCATCGATAAGGCGGTGATTAGCGGTATGCTGGCAGCAGAGCAGGCCGTGCGGTGCTTCCGGACGCAGGATTTCAGCCTTGCTTATTTACGGCAGTATGAAGCAGCCGTGCAGCAGAAGCTGGGCCGCCGTCTGCAGCGTAGCTACCGGTTCATGCGCCTGCTGGCGGCGTGGCCGGGTTTGCTGCAGGTGGGTTTCTGGCTGGCCCGGCAGCCTGGTCTGCTGCACCGGCTGGTGCGGCTGATTAGCTAA
- a CDS encoding YitT family protein: MQSINPETQAAFDTISGGRRWVRRQGIQVALVVAGIFSAALGLKGFLLPNEFIDGGVTGISLLTNQLTGVSLSLLIVVINIPFIILGYFQLGRAFAVRTFLAILGLALVLLVISFPVLAKDKLLIAVFGGFFLGAGIGLAMRGGAVLDGTEILAVYISRKTPLSVGDIILVINILIFGVAAILLSIDTALYSILAYLSAAKTIDFIIEGIEEYTGVTIISQRSEEIRRMVTETLGRGATLYSGKSGYGSRGDRLQGIDIIFTVVTRLEVGRLTEEIDKLDPQAFVVMSSVRETKGGLVKKRPLH, translated from the coding sequence ATGCAAAGCATCAATCCGGAAACCCAGGCTGCCTTCGATACCATCAGTGGAGGGCGCCGCTGGGTGCGTCGTCAGGGAATACAGGTTGCTCTGGTGGTGGCGGGTATTTTTTCCGCTGCCCTGGGCCTCAAAGGCTTCCTGCTCCCCAACGAGTTCATCGACGGCGGCGTAACGGGTATTTCCCTGCTGACCAATCAGCTCACTGGCGTGTCGTTGTCGCTGCTGATTGTGGTCATCAACATTCCTTTCATCATCCTGGGGTACTTTCAGCTGGGCCGCGCCTTTGCCGTGCGCACGTTTCTGGCCATTCTGGGGCTGGCGCTGGTGCTGCTGGTTATATCCTTCCCGGTGCTGGCCAAGGACAAGCTGCTGATTGCCGTGTTCGGGGGCTTTTTCCTGGGCGCTGGCATCGGGCTGGCCATGCGTGGCGGGGCCGTGCTCGACGGCACTGAAATCCTGGCCGTTTATATCAGCCGCAAAACCCCGCTTTCCGTGGGCGACATTATCCTGGTTATCAACATCCTGATTTTCGGGGTGGCGGCTATTCTGCTGTCCATCGACACGGCGCTGTATTCCATTCTGGCTTACCTCTCGGCGGCCAAAACCATCGACTTCATCATTGAAGGCATTGAGGAGTACACCGGCGTCACCATTATTTCGCAGCGCAGCGAGGAAATCAGGCGCATGGTAACCGAAACCCTTGGCCGCGGCGCCACGCTCTATTCCGGCAAAAGCGGCTACGGCTCCCGCGGCGACCGGCTCCAGGGAATCGACATCATCTTCACCGTCGTGACCCGCCTGGAAGTGGGCCGCCTCACCGAGGAAATCGACAAGCTCGACCCGCAGGCCTTCGTGGTGATGAGCAGCGTGCGCGAAACCAAGGGCGGCCTCGTGAAAAAACGCCCCCTGCATTAG
- a CDS encoding zinc-dependent metalloprotease → MKNAKLLVSALLMAGTALFSSCSKQEEVAKNDAPSEETLSQIRALGFSTHDVKREGTDYIVEGDIRLSASDLKNKYADGKLLRVGEEEQYRTTYLVRGPRTITLSVSSTLPSAYVTAIDEVVRRYNAENLTLRFQRVSTGGNIVFTKAPSGASYLASAGFPTSGGNPYSQVVVNSTYLGSNPGTNYLATILAHEAGHCIGFRHTDYMNRAYSCGGAYTNEGASTVGAIRISGTPSAADPNSWMLACVGSGVNRPFNANDKIALNYLY, encoded by the coding sequence ATGAAAAACGCAAAACTACTCGTATCCGCCCTATTGATGGCTGGAACCGCTCTATTCTCCAGCTGCAGCAAGCAAGAGGAAGTAGCCAAGAATGATGCGCCCAGTGAGGAAACCCTCTCACAGATTCGCGCTCTGGGCTTCAGCACCCACGATGTAAAGCGCGAAGGCACCGATTACATTGTAGAAGGTGACATCCGCCTGTCGGCCAGCGACCTGAAAAACAAGTATGCCGACGGCAAGTTGCTGCGCGTGGGCGAAGAAGAGCAGTATCGTACCACGTATCTGGTACGCGGCCCACGCACCATCACCCTGTCGGTAAGCTCCACGCTGCCTTCGGCCTACGTAACGGCCATCGACGAAGTGGTTCGCCGCTACAACGCCGAAAACCTGACGCTCCGCTTCCAGCGCGTAAGCACGGGCGGCAACATCGTGTTTACCAAGGCGCCCAGCGGCGCCTCCTACCTGGCTTCAGCAGGCTTCCCAACCTCGGGTGGCAACCCCTACAGCCAGGTGGTGGTGAACTCCACGTACCTGGGCTCCAACCCCGGCACCAACTATCTGGCCACCATTCTGGCCCACGAAGCCGGCCACTGCATCGGCTTCCGCCACACCGACTACATGAACCGGGCATATAGCTGCGGCGGTGCATACACCAATGAAGGGGCCAGCACGGTAGGCGCCATCCGTATTTCGGGCACGCCTTCCGCTGCCGACCCAAACTCCTGGATGCTGGCCTGCGTGGGTAGCGGCGTAAACCGTCCCTTCAATGCCAACGACAAAATAGCCCTGAACTACCTCTACTAA
- a CDS encoding ankyrin repeat domain-containing protein: MTFSSARPEDLLIDAARRGSVADLQELLAQSPLDINGQNGKGFTPLIVASYDGQVEATEFLLQHGADPNVQDLSGNTALMGVSFKGYPEVAQLLIQHGADLNLQNGNGGTALMFATLFGRHNILPLLLEAGADTSLRDVRGLTARDLAVQQGNEYALSVLPE; the protein is encoded by the coding sequence ATGACGTTTTCCTCTGCCCGCCCCGAAGATCTGTTGATTGATGCTGCCCGCCGGGGCAGCGTAGCCGACCTCCAGGAGTTGCTTGCCCAGTCGCCTCTGGATATCAACGGCCAGAACGGCAAGGGCTTCACGCCGCTTATCGTGGCCTCGTATGATGGGCAGGTGGAAGCCACGGAGTTTCTGCTCCAGCACGGCGCCGACCCCAACGTGCAGGACCTGTCCGGCAACACGGCCCTGATGGGCGTTTCCTTTAAAGGCTACCCCGAAGTGGCCCAGCTGCTCATCCAGCACGGCGCCGACCTGAACCTGCAAAACGGCAACGGCGGCACGGCCCTCATGTTTGCCACCCTGTTTGGCCGCCACAACATCCTGCCCCTGCTGCTCGAAGCCGGCGCCGATACCTCCCTGCGCGACGTGCGCGGCCTCACGGCCCGCGACCTAGCCGTGCAGCAAGGCAACGAGTACGCCCTGTCGGTGCTGCCGGAATAG
- a CDS encoding SDR family NAD(P)-dependent oxidoreductase gives MDLQLTDKRALVTGSTAGIGLAIARQLAAEGAEVILTGRTEARLQAARAAILAETPHARVQGVAVDFGQAADVQRLLQAVPAVDILINNVGIFEPRPFAEITDEDWLHFFEVNVLSGVRLSRHYFPSMLARNWGRILFISSESAIQIPQEMIHYGTTKTAQLAVARGLAELTKGTNVTVNSVLPGPTASEGVQEFLGKLAAEGQTREQAEQDFFQHARPSSLLQRFSSPEEIASMVVFLSSPLASATNGTAVRVDGGTVRSIN, from the coding sequence ATGGACTTACAACTCACCGACAAACGCGCCCTGGTCACGGGCTCCACGGCTGGCATCGGCCTGGCTATTGCCCGCCAGTTGGCCGCCGAGGGCGCCGAAGTTATTCTCACGGGCCGCACCGAAGCCCGGCTGCAAGCGGCCCGCGCCGCAATTCTAGCCGAAACGCCGCACGCCCGCGTGCAGGGTGTCGCCGTCGATTTTGGGCAGGCCGCCGACGTGCAGCGCCTGCTGCAGGCAGTACCCGCCGTGGATATTCTTATCAATAACGTAGGCATCTTCGAGCCCAGGCCTTTCGCCGAAATTACGGATGAGGACTGGCTGCACTTTTTCGAGGTAAACGTGCTGAGCGGGGTGCGCCTATCCCGGCACTACTTCCCTTCCATGCTGGCCCGGAACTGGGGCCGCATCCTGTTCATCTCCAGCGAGTCGGCCATTCAGATTCCGCAGGAAATGATTCACTACGGCACTACCAAAACGGCCCAGCTGGCCGTGGCCCGCGGATTGGCCGAGCTCACGAAGGGCACCAACGTGACTGTAAACTCCGTACTGCCGGGCCCTACCGCTTCCGAGGGCGTACAGGAGTTTCTGGGCAAGCTGGCGGCCGAAGGGCAAACCCGGGAGCAGGCCGAGCAGGACTTTTTTCAGCACGCCCGCCCCTCTTCTTTGCTTCAGCGCTTTTCTTCGCCCGAGGAAATTGCCAGCATGGTGGTGTTTTTGAGCAGCCCGCTGGCCTCGGCTACCAACGGCACCGCCGTGCGCGTGGACGGGGGTACGGTACGCAGCATCAACTAA
- a CDS encoding DoxX family protein, protein MSSLSRYAPYIYALLRIVVGLLFAFHGSQKLLGFPGDKPPVELASMMGVAGIIELVGGLLVALGLFTRPAAFLSSGLMAVAYFMAHAPQGALPLVNQGEMAVLYCFVFLYIFFQGPGPWSLDSLRHRSTAAG, encoded by the coding sequence ATGAGCTCCCTCAGCCGCTACGCTCCCTACATCTACGCCCTGCTGCGCATTGTGGTAGGATTGCTCTTTGCTTTCCACGGCAGCCAGAAGCTGCTGGGCTTCCCCGGCGACAAACCGCCCGTAGAACTGGCTTCGATGATGGGCGTGGCCGGTATCATTGAGCTGGTGGGTGGGCTGCTGGTGGCCTTAGGCTTGTTTACCCGTCCCGCCGCCTTTCTGTCCAGTGGCCTGATGGCGGTAGCTTACTTCATGGCGCACGCACCCCAGGGAGCATTGCCCTTGGTGAACCAGGGCGAAATGGCCGTTCTGTACTGCTTTGTGTTTCTCTACATCTTCTTCCAGGGGCCCGGCCCGTGGAGCCTCGATAGTCTGCGACACCGGAGTACCGCTGCCGGGTAA
- the nudK gene encoding GDP-mannose pyrophosphatase NudK has protein sequence MLYTPEVHIKQTEVLSDNWYTLRKITFDIRQPNGEWSTQNREAYDRGNGAVILLYSREKQAVVLTRQFRMPTYLNGNASGMLIEACAGLLDQDNAEDCIRRETEEETGYRVRNVTKVLEAYMSPGSVTEILYFFVAEYAEELRVHAGGGVEHEQESIEVLELPFAEALQMVQTGAIKDAKTILLLQYAQLNNLLG, from the coding sequence ATGCTTTACACCCCCGAGGTTCACATCAAACAAACGGAAGTCCTGTCCGACAACTGGTACACCCTGCGCAAAATCACCTTCGATATCCGGCAGCCCAACGGGGAGTGGAGCACCCAGAACCGCGAGGCCTATGACCGGGGCAACGGCGCCGTGATTCTGCTCTACAGCCGCGAAAAGCAGGCCGTGGTGCTGACGCGGCAGTTTCGGATGCCTACCTACCTCAACGGCAATGCCTCCGGGATGCTGATTGAAGCCTGCGCCGGCCTGCTCGACCAGGACAATGCGGAGGACTGCATCCGGCGCGAAACCGAGGAAGAAACCGGCTACCGGGTGCGCAACGTCACCAAAGTGCTGGAGGCCTACATGTCGCCGGGCTCGGTAACCGAAATCCTGTACTTCTTCGTGGCCGAGTACGCCGAGGAGCTGCGGGTGCACGCCGGGGGCGGGGTGGAGCACGAGCAGGAAAGCATAGAGGTGCTGGAGCTGCCCTTCGCCGAAGCCCTGCAAATGGTGCAAACCGGCGCCATCAAGGACGCCAAAACCATCCTGCTGCTGCAATACGCACAGCTGAACAACCTGCTAGGGTAA
- a CDS encoding acyltransferase, whose translation MQTQLLAEPTAPTLSTKPHYAILDGLRGVAALTVVAFHLFEAHATSHLDQRINHGYLAVDFFFLLSGFVIGYAYDDRWQQMTLKEFFKVRLIRLQPLVVLGMVVGAALYYFQDSPLWPGISEVPGWLVLVVMLIGCTLLPVPLSMDIRGWHEMHPLNGPGWSLFYEYIANLLYALGVRKFSNAALAVLVALTGAALIHFAVTSPAGDVIGGWSLDAEQLRVGFTRMLFPFFGGLLLCRVARLGRVKYAFGLCSLLLLLVLAFPRVGGADHLWQNGLYDSLSIILVFPLIVWLGASGQVTGRVPARVCKFFGDISYPLYITHYPFIYTYTGWVSTHKPSWQQALPVAVLTFVAAVGLAYAALKLYDEPVRRWLRQRFLTAR comes from the coding sequence ATGCAGACCCAACTCCTGGCCGAACCCACTGCCCCCACGCTCAGCACCAAGCCGCACTACGCCATTCTGGACGGGCTGCGGGGCGTGGCGGCCCTCACGGTGGTGGCTTTCCACCTGTTTGAGGCCCACGCCACCAGCCACCTCGACCAGCGCATCAACCACGGCTACCTGGCCGTGGATTTCTTTTTTCTGCTTTCCGGCTTCGTGATTGGCTATGCCTACGACGACCGTTGGCAGCAAATGACGCTCAAGGAGTTCTTCAAGGTGCGGCTGATTCGGCTGCAGCCGCTGGTGGTGCTGGGCATGGTGGTGGGGGCCGCGCTGTACTACTTCCAGGATTCGCCGCTGTGGCCCGGCATCAGCGAGGTGCCTGGCTGGCTGGTGCTGGTGGTGATGCTCATTGGCTGCACCCTGCTGCCCGTGCCGCTGTCGATGGATATTCGGGGCTGGCACGAGATGCACCCGCTCAACGGGCCGGGCTGGTCGCTGTTCTACGAGTATATCGCCAACCTGCTGTATGCCCTGGGTGTGCGCAAGTTTTCCAACGCGGCGCTGGCCGTGCTGGTCGCCCTCACGGGTGCGGCCCTCATTCACTTCGCCGTCACCAGCCCGGCCGGCGACGTTATCGGGGGCTGGTCGCTGGATGCCGAGCAGCTGCGCGTGGGCTTCACGCGGATGCTGTTTCCGTTTTTTGGTGGGCTGCTGCTGTGCCGGGTGGCGCGCCTGGGCCGGGTGAAGTACGCGTTTGGTTTGTGCAGCCTCTTGCTTTTGCTGGTGCTGGCCTTCCCCCGCGTGGGCGGGGCCGACCACCTCTGGCAAAACGGCCTCTACGACTCCCTCAGCATCATCCTGGTTTTCCCCCTGATTGTGTGGCTGGGTGCCAGCGGGCAGGTGACGGGACGGGTACCGGCGCGGGTGTGCAAGTTCTTCGGCGATATTTCCTACCCGCTCTACATCACCCACTATCCCTTCATCTACACCTACACCGGCTGGGTTAGCACGCACAAGCCTTCCTGGCAGCAGGCCCTGCCAGTAGCGGTGCTCACCTTCGTAGCGGCCGTAGGGCTGGCCTACGCCGCCCTCAAGCTCTACGACGAGCCCGTGCGGCGGTGGCTACGCCAGCGGTTCCTGACGGCCCGCTGA
- a CDS encoding ParA family protein translates to MAALAKPTTISILNMKGGVGKTTLSVHLAYLLCIEHNKKVLVVDVDPQFNATQYLVIDDKKILDHFKNKKTTYDILLDKEDEEDINLAGVGTKEENKENLEDYIINIVRGTRGSRLDLIPSSLKLVYVESGKRGMEHRLSNFLTASCQHYDYIIIDCPPTLSIHTMSAYLASEHYLVPIKPDKLSSLGLPLLERGLRQADKDYGHKLNQIGVIFTMVDNRSKLPQTIMNDIRAAGKRTTLSNFSSSSVIVAKSVSALPAFYSDPKNSKYTDEFRNITKEVLNLITPKK, encoded by the coding sequence ATGGCCGCTTTAGCAAAACCCACGACAATTTCAATATTAAATATGAAAGGTGGTGTAGGTAAAACCACACTCTCAGTTCATCTAGCTTATTTATTGTGCATAGAGCACAACAAAAAAGTTCTTGTAGTTGATGTAGACCCACAATTTAACGCAACTCAATATTTGGTTATAGATGATAAAAAAATTCTAGATCATTTCAAAAACAAGAAAACAACATATGATATCCTGTTAGATAAAGAAGATGAAGAAGATATTAATTTAGCAGGAGTAGGCACTAAAGAAGAAAACAAAGAAAATCTAGAAGATTATATAATTAATATAGTAAGGGGCACACGTGGCTCGCGTTTGGACTTGATACCATCATCATTAAAACTCGTTTATGTTGAATCTGGTAAACGCGGTATGGAACACAGACTATCCAACTTCTTGACTGCATCATGCCAACATTACGACTATATCATAATAGACTGCCCACCAACATTATCTATTCATACTATGAGTGCTTATCTAGCGTCTGAACACTACTTGGTACCGATTAAGCCTGATAAACTTTCTTCCTTAGGCCTACCCCTTTTGGAGAGAGGATTACGGCAAGCGGATAAGGATTATGGTCACAAACTGAACCAAATTGGGGTAATATTTACAATGGTTGACAATCGTTCTAAATTACCTCAAACGATTATGAATGATATAAGAGCAGCAGGAAAAAGAACAACCTTATCTAACTTCTCCAGCTCTTCGGTAATTGTTGCAAAGAGTGTATCTGCACTTCCAGCCTTCTATTCTGACCCCAAAAATTCAAAGTACACTGACGAGTTCAGAAATATTACCAAAGAAGTACTGAACTTAATAACTCCAAAGAAATGA
- a CDS encoding IS5 family transposase, with protein sequence MVECYQPLTDSQWQVIELLLPVHRRRRLCLRHVFNALLYVCRTGCQWRALPRQFPPWTAVYYYFYRWQRLGLWQQLNTVVNALDRVAHGREPTPALACVDSQSVKLAPRIYEHRGLDAHKLINGRKRQVLVDSGGRIWAAHVHAAHRHDSTGALALLPHRPWWARRLQRVLTDAAYRGRFARHLLSLGLVQQISSRPPTQRGFVPLARRWVVERTFAWLACFRRVVVDYEFTPASHVTWLLLANITMALNRA encoded by the coding sequence ATGGTTGAGTGCTATCAACCCCTTACTGACTCGCAGTGGCAAGTTATTGAGTTGCTACTGCCCGTGCACCGGCGACGGCGCTTGTGCTTGCGCCACGTGTTCAACGCCTTGCTCTATGTGTGCCGCACGGGCTGCCAATGGCGGGCACTGCCACGCCAGTTTCCGCCCTGGACAGCGGTCTACTATTACTTCTACCGCTGGCAACGTCTGGGCCTGTGGCAGCAGCTCAACACGGTCGTCAACGCCCTGGATCGGGTCGCGCACGGCCGCGAACCCACCCCGGCGCTGGCCTGCGTGGACAGCCAGAGCGTGAAGCTGGCCCCGCGCATTTACGAACACCGCGGCCTGGACGCACATAAGCTCATCAACGGCCGCAAACGCCAAGTTCTAGTCGATTCTGGCGGACGCATCTGGGCTGCGCATGTACACGCGGCCCACCGCCATGACAGTACCGGGGCTTTGGCCCTGTTGCCGCACCGCCCCTGGTGGGCGCGGCGCCTGCAGCGGGTGCTCACCGATGCCGCCTACCGCGGGCGCTTTGCGCGCCATCTGCTGAGCTTAGGCCTGGTCCAGCAGATCAGTAGTCGGCCGCCCACGCAGCGCGGCTTCGTGCCACTGGCCCGGCGCTGGGTCGTCGAGCGCACCTTCGCCTGGCTGGCCTGCTTTCGCCGGGTCGTCGTCGATTACGAATTTACCCCCGCTAGCCATGTCACTTGGTTACTGCTAGCCAACATCACCATGGCGCTCAATCGGGCTTGA